A genomic stretch from Flavobacterium sp. KS-LB2 includes:
- the metF gene encoding methylenetetrahydrofolate reductase [NAD(P)H], whose protein sequence is MKVTQHIEAAKGETLFSFEIIPPQKGKSIQELYDNIDPLMEFKPPFIDVTTSREEFIYVDKGNGLLEKKLTRMRPGTLGICASIKHKYNVDTVPHVLCGGFTKEETEYLLVDCHYLGIDNVMALRGDAMKDEQSFVPKQGGNDFAVDLVKQINQLNCGKYLHDVMDVDNKANFCIGVAGYPEKHLESPSLISDLKRLKEKVDAGADYVVTQMFFDNAKYFEFVAKAREMGITVPIIPGIKPIAVQRHLQVLPQIFRIDLPEDLIHAVDQCKNNADIRQVGIEWAIQQSLELKAAGVPVLHYYSMGKSENIRQIASKVF, encoded by the coding sequence ATGAAAGTAACACAACATATAGAAGCTGCAAAAGGAGAAACTTTATTCTCCTTCGAAATTATTCCGCCTCAAAAAGGAAAAAGCATTCAGGAATTATACGATAATATTGATCCGTTGATGGAGTTCAAACCACCATTTATAGACGTAACTACTTCTCGCGAAGAGTTTATTTATGTCGATAAAGGGAATGGTTTATTGGAAAAAAAACTGACCAGAATGCGTCCTGGAACACTTGGAATTTGTGCTTCAATCAAGCATAAGTACAATGTAGATACAGTTCCTCATGTGCTTTGCGGGGGTTTTACCAAAGAAGAAACCGAATATTTATTGGTCGATTGTCATTATCTGGGAATTGATAATGTGATGGCTTTGCGTGGTGATGCGATGAAAGATGAGCAGTCTTTTGTTCCTAAACAAGGAGGAAATGATTTTGCTGTTGATTTGGTCAAGCAAATTAACCAATTGAATTGCGGAAAATACTTGCATGACGTGATGGATGTTGACAACAAAGCTAATTTTTGTATTGGAGTTGCGGGATATCCGGAGAAACATTTAGAATCTCCGTCTTTAATTTCAGATTTGAAAAGACTGAAAGAAAAAGTGGATGCTGGTGCAGATTATGTAGTGACGCAAATGTTTTTTGATAATGCTAAATACTTTGAATTTGTTGCAAAAGCCAGAGAGATGGGGATTACCGTTCCAATTATTCCAGGAATTAAACCAATTGCAGTCCAAAGACACTTACAAGTTTTACCACAAATTTTCAGAATCGATTTGCCGGAAGATTTAATTCATGCGGTAGATCAATGTAAAAACAACGCGGATATCAGACAAGTTGGAATCGAATGGGCGATTCAACAATCACTAGAATTAAAAGCAGCTGGAGTTCCAGTTTTACACTATTATTCTATGGGGAAATCAGAAAATATCCGACAAATAGCGAGTAAGGTTTTTTAA
- the cobA gene encoding uroporphyrinogen-III C-methyltransferase, producing MKNKIEPQVTLVGAGPGDPDLLTIKGAKALAEANVVLYDALANEELLSYAPKKALRIFVGKRKGCHEYTQDQINQLIVDNALTYGNVVRLKGGDPFIFGRGSEEIEFVESFGIPTFVVPGISSSIAVPASQGISLTKRGVSESFWVITGTTSARKLSADVALAAQSTATVVILMGMSKLDQIVALFQKESKGEMPVAIIQNGTTPEEKVGIGTIDTIQRVVADNNLSSPAIIVIGEVVGDSKKSVGFYKELRSNHNKVLVYGKE from the coding sequence ATGAAAAATAAAATAGAACCTCAAGTTACTTTAGTAGGTGCTGGCCCAGGTGATCCGGATTTACTGACCATCAAAGGTGCAAAAGCATTGGCGGAAGCTAATGTAGTTTTGTATGACGCCTTGGCAAATGAAGAACTATTGTCTTATGCTCCTAAGAAAGCTTTGAGAATATTTGTTGGTAAAAGAAAAGGCTGTCATGAATATACGCAAGACCAAATCAATCAATTGATTGTTGATAATGCGTTGACTTATGGAAATGTGGTGCGACTAAAAGGTGGTGATCCATTTATTTTTGGTCGTGGAAGTGAAGAAATAGAATTCGTAGAAAGCTTTGGAATTCCTACATTTGTAGTGCCGGGAATTTCATCCTCTATTGCAGTTCCTGCGTCGCAAGGAATTTCGTTGACAAAAAGAGGAGTTTCGGAGAGTTTTTGGGTGATTACCGGTACAACTTCGGCACGGAAATTATCTGCGGATGTGGCTTTAGCAGCTCAATCAACAGCAACGGTTGTAATTTTGATGGGAATGAGTAAACTGGATCAAATTGTGGCTTTATTCCAAAAAGAATCTAAAGGAGAAATGCCCGTTGCGATTATTCAAAACGGAACAACTCCAGAGGAAAAAGTAGGAATTGGAACAATTGATACCATCCAAAGAGTTGTGGCTGACAATAATTTAAGTTCTCCAGCGATAATCGTTATTGGAGAAGTGGTAGGAGACAGTAAAAAAAGTGTAGGTTTTTATAAAGAATTGAGATCGAACCACAATAAGGTGCTGGTATATGGAAAGGAATGA
- a CDS encoding NAD(P)/FAD-dependent oxidoreductase codes for MIKTDILIIGAGPTGLFAVFEAGLLKLKCHILDALPQAGGQLSELYPKKPIYDIPGFPEVLAGDLVDNLMEQIKQFEPGFTLGERAETIEKQEDGTFIVTSNKGKKFHAPVVAIAGGLGSFEPRKPLIEDIEFYEDKGIKYFIKNPEKFRDKRVVIAGGGDSALDWSIFLSNVASEVTLIHRRNEFRGALDSVEKVQELKNSGKIKMITPGEVIGLNGAEHLESVVVDEDGAHRTIPTDYFIPLFGLTPKLGPIGNWGLDIEKNAIKVNNALDYQTNIPGIFAIGDVNTYPGKLKLILCGFHEATIMCQAAYQIINPGKKYVLKYTTVSGVDGFDGTRKEAPKAVVKAIV; via the coding sequence ATGATTAAAACAGACATACTTATAATAGGAGCCGGACCTACGGGTTTATTTGCAGTTTTTGAAGCAGGATTGTTAAAATTAAAATGTCATATTCTGGATGCTTTGCCACAAGCGGGTGGACAATTATCTGAATTATATCCTAAAAAACCAATTTACGATATTCCAGGTTTCCCGGAAGTTTTAGCCGGAGATTTGGTTGATAATCTAATGGAACAAATCAAGCAGTTCGAACCAGGTTTTACCCTTGGTGAACGTGCTGAAACAATTGAAAAACAAGAAGACGGAACTTTTATAGTAACTTCTAATAAAGGAAAAAAATTCCATGCGCCTGTAGTCGCTATTGCGGGTGGATTAGGAAGTTTTGAGCCAAGAAAACCATTAATCGAAGACATCGAATTTTACGAGGATAAAGGAATCAAATACTTTATCAAAAACCCGGAAAAATTCAGAGACAAAAGAGTAGTAATTGCCGGAGGAGGAGATTCTGCTTTAGACTGGAGTATTTTCTTGTCGAATGTAGCTTCTGAGGTGACTTTGATTCACCGTCGAAACGAATTTAGAGGTGCTTTAGATTCTGTAGAAAAAGTACAGGAATTAAAGAATTCAGGTAAAATCAAAATGATTACTCCAGGAGAAGTAATTGGGTTGAACGGTGCAGAGCATTTAGAATCTGTTGTTGTCGATGAGGATGGCGCACACCGCACAATTCCTACAGATTACTTCATTCCGCTTTTTGGTTTAACACCAAAATTAGGACCTATTGGTAACTGGGGATTAGACATTGAAAAGAATGCTATAAAAGTAAATAATGCTTTGGATTATCAAACGAATATTCCAGGGATCTTCGCCATTGGTGACGTAAATACCTATCCTGGAAAATTAAAATTGATCCTTTGTGGTTTCCACGAAGCAACGATAATGTGTCAGGCAGCCTATCAAATCATCAATCCAGGTAAAAAATATGTATTGAAATATACTACAGTTTCTGGTGTTGACGGATTTGACGGGACTCGTAAAGAGGCTCCAAAAGCCGTGGTGAAAGCCATAGTTTAA
- a CDS encoding homocysteine S-methyltransferase family protein: MSNIQKAIKERILVLDGAMGTMLQRYNFSEEDFRGERFKDFPHSLKGNNDLLSLTQPQAIRAVHAAYFEAGADIVETNTFSGTTIGMADYHLEDLVYELNYESARIAREVADEFTAKNPDKPRFVAGSIGPTNRTASMSPDVNDPGYRAVTFDDLRIAYKQQVEALIDGGSDLLLVETIFDTLNAKAALFAIEEVKDERNIDIPIMVSGTITDASGRTLSGQTVEAFLISVSHIPLLSVGFNCALGADLLKPYLQTLSQNTSFNVSAHPNAGLPNAFGEYDETPEQMQAFIKEYLDDNLVNIIGGCCGTTPEHIKLIADIAKEYKPRVSTATM; the protein is encoded by the coding sequence ATGTCAAACATTCAAAAGGCTATAAAAGAAAGGATTCTTGTTTTAGATGGAGCCATGGGAACCATGTTACAACGCTACAATTTTTCCGAAGAAGATTTTCGAGGCGAACGTTTCAAAGATTTCCCACATTCCTTAAAAGGGAACAACGATTTATTGTCACTCACGCAACCACAAGCAATACGAGCAGTTCACGCAGCTTATTTTGAAGCTGGAGCGGATATCGTTGAAACCAATACTTTTTCTGGAACTACCATCGGAATGGCCGATTACCATCTTGAAGATTTGGTGTATGAACTCAACTATGAATCGGCACGAATCGCCCGTGAAGTAGCCGATGAATTTACAGCTAAAAATCCAGACAAACCTCGTTTTGTAGCCGGTTCAATAGGACCAACAAACAGAACGGCGAGCATGTCACCAGATGTAAATGATCCGGGTTATAGAGCCGTGACGTTTGATGATTTGCGTATTGCTTATAAACAACAAGTAGAAGCCTTAATTGACGGAGGAAGTGATTTACTTCTAGTAGAAACTATTTTCGACACGTTAAACGCAAAAGCAGCACTTTTCGCCATTGAAGAAGTCAAAGACGAACGCAATATCGATATTCCAATCATGGTTTCCGGAACCATTACGGATGCATCAGGAAGAACACTTTCAGGACAAACCGTAGAAGCTTTTTTGATTTCGGTTTCACACATTCCATTGTTGAGCGTAGGTTTCAATTGTGCTTTGGGAGCTGATTTGTTGAAGCCCTATTTGCAAACGTTGTCGCAAAATACTTCATTCAATGTATCAGCGCATCCTAATGCAGGATTGCCAAACGCTTTTGGAGAGTATGATGAAACACCAGAACAGATGCAAGCCTTCATCAAAGAATATCTGGACGATAATTTAGTAAACATCATAGGCGGTTGTTGCGGAACAACGCCAGAACACATCAAGTTGATTGCTGATATCGCAAAGGAGTATAAACCTAGAGTATCAACAGCAACAATGTAA
- a CDS encoding precorrin-2 dehydrogenase/sirohydrochlorin ferrochelatase family protein, which translates to MERNELYPIFLKLHNLNVLIVGGGNVGLEKLSFLLKSSPNANVEVVAPRFLPELELLASSYLSVKLTYKKFNRWMLRKRHMVIACTDDLKVNKRIYDLSRKRYLICNIADTPLLCDYYLGGIVTKGNVKIAISTNGKSPTTAKRLREFFEEIIPDDINKMVENLNEYRKTLKGNFEEKVQKMNEITESLKNKEPRE; encoded by the coding sequence ATGGAAAGGAATGAATTGTACCCAATATTTTTAAAATTACACAACCTTAATGTGCTTATAGTAGGTGGTGGAAATGTGGGGTTGGAAAAGTTATCTTTTCTGTTGAAATCCAGTCCAAATGCAAATGTTGAGGTAGTTGCACCGCGATTTTTACCTGAATTAGAACTATTGGCTTCAAGCTATTTGTCAGTAAAACTGACGTATAAAAAGTTCAATCGATGGATGCTTCGCAAACGCCACATGGTTATTGCTTGTACGGATGATTTGAAAGTGAATAAAAGGATTTATGATTTATCCAGAAAAAGATATTTGATTTGCAATATTGCTGATACACCGCTATTATGTGATTATTATTTGGGCGGAATTGTGACCAAAGGAAATGTAAAAATCGCCATTTCAACCAACGGAAAATCACCAACAACTGCCAAAAGATTACGGGAGTTTTTTGAAGAAATAATTCCGGACGATATTAATAAAATGGTCGAAAACCTAAATGAATATCGTAAAACGCTGAAAGGGAATTTCGAAGAAAAAGTTCAAAAAATGAACGAAATCACCGAGTCGTTGAAGAATAAAGAACCAAGAGAATAG
- the metH gene encoding methionine synthase — protein sequence MAQAETRRNLVLSGLEPLIITPESVFVNIGERTNVTGSRKFLRLIKEEKYEEALSIAKEQVEGGAQIIDINMDEGMLDGEYAMTKFLNLIAAEPDISRVPIMIDSSKWDIIEAGLKVVQGKSVVNSISLKEGEEQFIHHAKLIKRYGAAAIIMAFDEVGQADNYERRIEICQRSYDILVNKVGFPPQDIIFDLNIFPVATGMEEHRLNALDFFRGTKWVRENLPHAHISGGVSNVSFSFRGNDTVREAMHSVFLYHAIQHGMTMGIVNPEMLTIYDDIPKDLLEHVEDVILNRRDDATERLLDFAENVKGDTKSNEKTVQEWRSGTVQERLTHSLVKGVDEFIEIDVEEARLAATKPIEVIEINLMAGMNVVGDLFGSGKMFLPQVVKSARVMKKAVAYLLPFIEAEKDGVSSFAGRILMATVKGDVHDIGKNIVSVVLACNNYEIIDLGVMVAPEKIIAAAIEHNVDIIGLSGLITPSLDEMVYLAKELDKRNIKIPVMIGGATTSRAHTAVKIAPQYKSTVIHVNDASRAVTVAGNLLNSEKKIYASDIRAEYDAFRETFLNRSRDKNFLTIEQARVNKLKLDWDNYNPMKPNFIGTKTIEVDLDVLVPYIDWTPFFRTWELFGKYPAILTDNVVGEQATSVFADAKEMLDVILKEKKLTAKGIYGIFPANQVNDDDIELRDESGKVLEKFLTLRQQSQKTKGAPNIALSDFIAPKDSGKTDYMGAFCVTTGFGVDEWAAEFEKDLDDYNSIMVKALADRFAEAFAEYLHEKIRKEIWGYAADENLTTEAMIEEVYKGIRPAPGYPACPDHLEKPTIWKLLNVEQEIGVTLTESMAMWPASSVSGYYFGNPESKYFGLGKIKEDQVIDYAKRRSVSTEVAMKWLNPNIAD from the coding sequence ATGGCACAAGCAGAAACTAGAAGAAACCTTGTTTTATCGGGATTAGAGCCTTTAATCATTACGCCGGAAAGCGTTTTTGTGAATATTGGTGAACGTACGAATGTTACAGGTTCTAGAAAATTTCTTCGATTAATCAAGGAAGAAAAATACGAAGAAGCACTTAGCATTGCAAAAGAACAAGTAGAAGGTGGCGCACAAATCATCGATATTAATATGGATGAAGGAATGCTGGATGGCGAATATGCCATGACAAAATTCCTAAATTTAATCGCTGCTGAACCTGATATTTCCAGAGTGCCAATCATGATTGACAGCTCGAAATGGGATATTATCGAAGCTGGATTAAAAGTGGTGCAAGGAAAGAGTGTGGTAAATTCGATTTCGTTGAAAGAAGGGGAAGAACAATTCATCCATCACGCTAAATTGATTAAGCGCTACGGAGCTGCGGCAATTATTATGGCTTTTGATGAGGTAGGTCAAGCGGATAATTACGAACGCAGAATAGAAATTTGCCAACGTTCGTATGATATTTTGGTAAACAAAGTTGGTTTTCCTCCGCAAGATATTATTTTCGATTTGAATATTTTTCCTGTTGCAACAGGAATGGAAGAACACCGATTGAACGCATTGGATTTCTTCAGAGGAACCAAATGGGTAAGAGAAAATCTTCCTCATGCGCATATTAGTGGTGGTGTGAGTAATGTTTCGTTTTCGTTTAGAGGAAATGACACGGTTAGGGAAGCGATGCACTCGGTTTTTTTGTACCATGCAATTCAACATGGTATGACTATGGGAATTGTAAATCCAGAAATGCTTACTATTTACGATGACATTCCAAAAGACTTGTTAGAACATGTTGAAGATGTGATCTTAAACAGACGCGATGATGCAACGGAAAGATTGTTGGACTTTGCTGAGAATGTAAAAGGAGATACAAAAAGCAATGAAAAAACTGTTCAAGAATGGCGCTCGGGAACTGTTCAGGAACGATTGACGCACTCGTTAGTAAAAGGAGTCGATGAATTTATAGAAATTGATGTTGAAGAAGCCAGACTTGCAGCAACAAAACCTATCGAAGTAATCGAAATCAACTTAATGGCAGGAATGAATGTCGTTGGAGATTTATTTGGATCAGGTAAAATGTTTTTGCCACAAGTGGTAAAATCAGCGCGTGTCATGAAGAAAGCGGTAGCTTATTTATTGCCATTTATTGAAGCAGAAAAAGATGGTGTTTCAAGTTTTGCAGGTCGTATATTAATGGCGACGGTAAAAGGCGACGTACACGATATTGGTAAAAATATTGTTTCGGTTGTTTTGGCTTGTAACAATTACGAAATTATTGATTTAGGGGTAATGGTTGCTCCAGAGAAAATCATCGCGGCAGCCATAGAACACAACGTTGATATTATTGGTTTAAGCGGATTGATAACACCTTCGCTTGATGAAATGGTGTATCTAGCTAAAGAATTAGACAAAAGAAATATAAAAATTCCGGTAATGATTGGTGGAGCAACGACTTCACGAGCGCACACTGCCGTGAAAATTGCGCCACAATATAAATCAACTGTGATTCACGTAAATGATGCTTCGAGAGCGGTAACGGTTGCCGGAAATTTATTGAATAGTGAAAAGAAAATATATGCAAGTGACATTAGGGCAGAATATGATGCTTTTAGAGAGACATTTTTGAATCGTTCACGCGACAAAAATTTCTTGACGATTGAGCAAGCTCGTGTTAATAAACTGAAATTAGATTGGGATAATTACAACCCAATGAAACCTAATTTTATTGGAACAAAAACAATCGAAGTCGATTTGGATGTTTTGGTTCCGTATATTGACTGGACACCGTTTTTTAGAACTTGGGAATTGTTTGGGAAATATCCTGCGATATTGACGGATAATGTTGTTGGCGAACAAGCTACTTCTGTTTTTGCGGATGCCAAAGAAATGTTAGACGTTATTTTGAAAGAAAAGAAACTGACAGCTAAAGGAATCTACGGAATTTTTCCAGCGAATCAAGTGAATGATGATGACATCGAATTGCGTGATGAAAGCGGAAAAGTACTAGAGAAATTCTTGACGCTGCGTCAGCAATCACAAAAAACGAAAGGAGCTCCAAATATTGCATTGTCGGATTTTATTGCTCCGAAAGACAGCGGTAAAACGGATTATATGGGAGCGTTTTGTGTAACGACCGGTTTTGGTGTGGATGAATGGGCAGCTGAATTTGAAAAAGATTTAGACGATTACAATTCGATTATGGTGAAAGCATTGGCAGATCGTTTTGCTGAAGCTTTTGCGGAGTATTTACATGAAAAAATCCGTAAAGAAATTTGGGGTTACGCTGCTGATGAAAATTTAACTACCGAGGCAATGATTGAAGAGGTGTACAAAGGAATTCGTCCTGCGCCAGGTTATCCTGCTTGTCCTGACCATTTAGAAAAACCAACGATTTGGAAATTACTAAATGTAGAACAAGAAATAGGAGTGACTTTAACGGAAAGTATGGCGATGTGGCCGGCTTCATCGGTTTCAGGATATTATTTTGGAAATCCGGAAAGTAAGTATTTTGGACTTGGAAAAATAAAAGAAGACCAAGTTATTGATTATGCCAAACGAAGAAGTGTTTCAACAGAAGTAGCCATGAAATGGTTAAATCCAAATATTGCGGATTAA
- a CDS encoding HEPN domain-containing protein, with product MESFRTEIENPIVQKDIIDLERKIALFRDGKIDDERFRSLRLARGVYGQRQEGVQMIRIKLPFGKVTSEQLLRITKVSDEYSTGRLHITTRQDIQIHYVSLDRTPQLWAELEKDDVTLREACGNTVRNITASETAGIDTEELFDVSPYAHAMFQFFLRNPVCQEMGRKFKISFSSSDKDTALSYLHDLGFIPRIENGERGFKVMLGGGLGSQPHHAELLSEFIPVNQIIPTTEGVLRIFDRYGERAKRLKARMKFLIKDIGRDEFLKLVDEEKKALSYQTVEIDTTAFDAEITAPLLEVPKVEIEDTPAFEAWKKSNVIAQKQAGYVAIGIKVLLGDFYTDKARALAELIKNYAANELRFTLRQDILIRHVKEENLPFFYQELAKLDFVALGYNTISDITACPGTDTCNLGIASSTGIAVELERVLETEYPQYSNNQEITIKISGCMNACGQHNMAEIGFQGMSINSGKLVAPALQVLLGGGNLGNGSGRFSDKVIKIPSRRGPDALRFILNDFEANGNGQSFLNYYDAKGEKYFYEFLKPLADLTNLTEADFVDWGNADNYVKAVGVGECAGVVIDLVATLLLEAKDKLTFAQEAFEEGKWSDAIYHAYAGFVNGAKALLLAENQKTNHQAGIIDLFDTVFVETNKIPLQSTLKALVFQIRENEPSQAFATKYIQEAIVFFKTLETFRAKDLQDEK from the coding sequence ATGGAAAGTTTTAGAACCGAAATAGAAAACCCGATTGTCCAAAAAGACATTATCGATTTAGAAAGAAAAATTGCTTTATTCCGTGACGGGAAAATTGATGATGAGCGTTTCCGGAGCCTTCGTTTGGCGAGAGGAGTTTACGGTCAACGTCAGGAAGGCGTACAAATGATTCGTATCAAATTGCCTTTTGGTAAAGTGACCAGCGAACAATTGTTGCGAATTACTAAAGTTTCTGATGAATATTCAACCGGACGTTTGCACATTACAACGCGCCAGGATATCCAAATTCACTATGTAAGTTTGGACAGAACGCCACAACTTTGGGCTGAATTAGAAAAAGATGATGTTACACTTCGTGAAGCTTGTGGAAACACCGTGAGAAATATTACGGCCAGTGAAACAGCAGGAATTGATACTGAAGAACTTTTTGATGTGTCGCCTTATGCGCATGCTATGTTTCAGTTTTTCTTAAGAAATCCGGTTTGTCAGGAAATGGGACGTAAATTCAAAATTTCATTTTCTTCTTCGGATAAAGATACGGCCTTGAGTTATTTACACGATTTAGGATTTATTCCAAGAATTGAAAATGGCGAAAGAGGATTTAAAGTAATGTTAGGTGGAGGATTAGGTTCACAGCCACACCACGCCGAATTGCTTTCCGAATTTATTCCGGTAAACCAAATTATTCCAACGACCGAAGGTGTTTTGAGAATTTTTGATCGCTATGGCGAAAGAGCGAAACGTTTGAAAGCCCGTATGAAATTCTTAATCAAAGATATTGGTAGAGATGAATTTTTAAAATTGGTTGATGAAGAGAAAAAAGCCTTGTCTTACCAAACAGTTGAAATCGATACAACTGCTTTTGATGCTGAAATAACTGCTCCTTTACTGGAAGTTCCAAAAGTAGAAATCGAAGATACTCCTGCTTTCGAAGCTTGGAAAAAATCAAATGTAATTGCGCAAAAACAAGCGGGTTATGTAGCGATTGGAATCAAAGTTTTATTAGGTGATTTTTATACAGATAAAGCGAGAGCTTTGGCTGAATTAATCAAAAATTATGCGGCGAATGAATTGCGTTTTACATTGAGACAAGACATTTTAATTCGTCACGTAAAAGAAGAAAATTTACCTTTTTTCTACCAAGAATTAGCCAAATTAGATTTTGTAGCTTTGGGTTACAATACCATTTCTGACATTACTGCTTGTCCGGGAACAGATACGTGTAATTTAGGAATTGCAAGCAGCACCGGAATCGCAGTAGAACTGGAAAGAGTTTTAGAAACTGAATATCCACAATACAGCAACAATCAAGAAATCACGATTAAAATCAGTGGTTGTATGAATGCTTGTGGACAACACAATATGGCCGAAATTGGTTTTCAGGGAATGTCTATCAATTCTGGAAAATTAGTAGCGCCAGCATTACAAGTATTATTAGGCGGAGGAAATTTAGGAAACGGATCAGGAAGATTTTCGGATAAAGTTATCAAAATTCCAAGTAGAAGGGGACCTGATGCATTGCGTTTCATCTTAAATGATTTTGAAGCGAACGGAAACGGACAATCATTCTTGAATTATTATGATGCCAAAGGGGAAAAATATTTCTACGAATTTTTGAAACCATTAGCCGATTTGACTAATCTTACCGAAGCTGATTTTGTAGATTGGGGAAATGCTGATAATTACGTGAAAGCAGTGGGAGTTGGTGAATGCGCTGGTGTTGTAATTGATTTAGTTGCTACTTTATTATTAGAAGCCAAAGATAAATTGACTTTTGCGCAAGAAGCTTTCGAAGAAGGAAAATGGTCTGATGCTATTTATCACGCTTATGCTGGATTTGTGAATGGTGCCAAAGCATTACTATTGGCTGAAAATCAAAAAACAAATCATCAAGCTGGAATCATTGATTTATTCGATACTGTTTTTGTGGAAACAAATAAAATTCCATTACAATCAACTTTGAAAGCTTTAGTATTTCAAATTAGAGAGAATGAACCGTCTCAAGCGTTTGCTACAAAATACATTCAAGAAGCCATTGTGTTTTTTAAGACCTTAGAAACATTTAGAGCCAAAGACCTTCAAGATGAAAAATAA
- the gldA gene encoding gliding motility-associated ABC transporter ATP-binding subunit GldA, with the protein MSIEVNNISKSYGAQKALDNISFSIKKGEIVGFLGPNGAGKSTLMKILTTYINADEGTAIVNGNDVNTQQKAVQLSIGYLPEHNPLYLDLYVREYLAFNADVYKVAKSRIEEVIQLTGLSTESHKKIGQLSKGYRQRVGLANALLHNPDVLILDEPTTGLDPNQLMEIRNVIKNVGKDKTVFLSTHIMQEVEAICDRVIIINNGKIVTDKKLDNLISEDKEQVIEVEFDYKVEEQLIAKIENLVSFKNTHDMIWELTFKADKDMRPTVFDFANANGLKTLQLNQKNKNLEAVFREITK; encoded by the coding sequence ATGTCAATAGAAGTAAATAACATATCAAAAAGTTACGGTGCCCAAAAAGCATTGGATAACATTTCATTTTCTATAAAAAAAGGAGAAATCGTTGGTTTTTTAGGTCCAAATGGAGCCGGAAAATCAACTTTAATGAAAATATTGACAACCTACATCAATGCCGATGAAGGCACTGCAATCGTAAATGGAAATGATGTAAATACACAACAAAAAGCAGTGCAACTTTCTATTGGTTATCTTCCAGAACACAATCCATTGTATTTGGATTTGTATGTGAGGGAATATTTGGCTTTCAATGCTGATGTGTATAAAGTAGCCAAATCCCGAATCGAAGAAGTAATTCAACTGACCGGTTTAAGTACCGAAAGTCATAAAAAAATAGGGCAATTATCCAAAGGATATCGCCAGCGCGTAGGTCTTGCCAACGCTTTATTACACAATCCAGATGTTTTGATTTTGGATGAACCAACTACAGGTTTAGACCCAAATCAATTGATGGAAATTCGTAATGTGATTAAAAACGTAGGGAAAGACAAAACTGTTTTCCTTTCTACCCACATTATGCAGGAAGTCGAAGCGATTTGTGACCGCGTTATCATCATCAATAACGGTAAAATTGTTACCGATAAAAAACTGGACAACTTAATTTCCGAGGATAAAGAACAAGTTATTGAAGTAGAATTCGATTATAAAGTCGAGGAACAACTGATTGCTAAAATCGAAAATCTTGTCTCTTTTAAAAATACGCATGACATGATTTGGGAATTGACTTTCAAAGCCGATAAAGACATGCGCCCAACTGTTTTTGATTTTGCGAATGCCAATGGTTTGAAAACCTTGCAGCTGAATCAGAAAAATAAAAATCTAGAAGCTGTATTTAGAGAGATTACGAAATAG